In the genome of Thermoleophilaceae bacterium, the window CTGGAGCGGCTCGGGATCTTCGCCTCGGCGAACCGGGCCGTGCTGGAGCGGCTGGCCTCGGCGTGCACGGCGGTCCGGGTGGGCGCCGGAGACGCGGTGGTGCGCGAGGGGGAGGAGCCGGATGCGCTGTACGTGATCGTGAGCGGGCGGATGGACGTGAAAGCGCGCGGCGAGGGTGAGGCGGAGGAGCGGCATGTCCGCGTGATGGAGCCCGGGTCGTACTTCGGCGAGATCGGCCTGCTGGAGGGGATCCCGCGAACGGCGACCGTCACGGCTCTGGGCGACGCCGAGCTGTACCGGATCGAGGGCTCGGACTTCTTGGACGCGCTTGCCACAGCTTCCGCAGGGACGACGCTGCTCACGGGCGCGCGCATGCGGCTGGCCCGGACGCATCCGTCGCTTCGGCCGCAGTTCGAGGCGGCGTCGTGAGCTCGGGACCGCTGTCGGTGCAGCCGGGCGAGGGCTTTACGGTTCAGGGTCCGGCGGGCGGCCCGCTCACATTCAAGGTGCGCGGCGAGCAGACGGGCGGGCGGCTCACGGTGTTCGAGAACGTGATCGCGCCCGGCGACGGACCGCCAGCGCATACGCACGAGGCGCAGGACGAGTCGTGGTACGTGCTCGAGGGGGTGCTGCGCTTCAAGCTGGGCTCAGAAATGCACTCGGCGCCCGCCGGCTCGTTCGTGTTCGTGCCGCGCGGGACGGTGCACGCGTTCCAGAACGTGGGGGATGGGCCGGCGCGCATTCTCGTCATCTTCAACCCGGCGGGGATGGAGGAGTTCTTCGACCGGTTTGCCGAGCTGCCTGCGGGGCGGGTGGATCCGGGCGTGTTCGCTGAGCTGGGCGCCGCGGTGGGGATGGAGGTGGTGGGCCCGCCGCTGGCGGTGTCGGATCCCGCGTGATGACGCGGGAGACGGTCGATCCAGCCATGGCGGCGGTCATCGAGCTGGAGCGGCGGGTGCTCGATCCCAACGCCCGCGGCGAACGCGGAGGGCTGTTGGCAC includes:
- a CDS encoding cupin domain-containing protein, translating into MSSGPLSVQPGEGFTVQGPAGGPLTFKVRGEQTGGRLTVFENVIAPGDGPPAHTHEAQDESWYVLEGVLRFKLGSEMHSAPAGSFVFVPRGTVHAFQNVGDGPARILVIFNPAGMEEFFDRFAELPAGRVDPGVFAELGAAVGMEVVGPPLAVSDPA